From the Kogia breviceps isolate mKogBre1 chromosome 10, mKogBre1 haplotype 1, whole genome shotgun sequence genome, the window agggctggggagggaggggaggggagggtgcagCATTTCCAGTGTAGGTGGGTGAAGTGGCAAGTGGTGGAAAGCTTAGGCGTCTTCTCCCAggctctctctgtgtctcctcaTCTGTTCCTTCAGCTTCTGGATCTTGAGCACCAGGTCCTGGGCTTCCCAGGCCCCCTCTTGCCCTTCGAGCAGGGCCTGGTACAGCTCCAACTGCTGCTCCAGCAGCTCCTCAGCTTGGGCCAGCTCAGCTGTGGGGCGGGGCCAGGGGTCCTGGGAGAAGGGGGGGTGTTAGGGAGAGAGCATCAGCCAGGGCAGGGGGCTGAGGCTCACTGCCTCCTTCCTGTTTTTCAGCCCCATTAGTTTAAGGTCATCTGTATTGCAATGCCTGCAGTACACATGACCTTACATGTGTACTTACATGTACCAATACATCTGTACTGCTTCCTGTCTTAGGCGTaggcatggggggagggggaaggttagaGATCACATCCCAGGGGCTATAACTGGACTTCTGTGTGACGTATGGGAAGGGGAGGACTGGCTGTCCCAACCCCCCCTGAGAAATAATTAACTGTTGGATGAGGGGAAATTCCTGTTCAAGGACTTCGTGGActgtgcagggagggaggggtgtaGGTAGAGGGTGCCCTGAGgtctggagtggggtgggggcagggagggtgctGGGGAACTGAGGAACTAGGCAGCATGCTCTAGGGGTGGGGGTAGTGTGCATTCACCTGTCCTGCGGTATACGGTGAGATGGGAGGGGATTCCCTGCCCCCAGTACAAATTTGCCTCATGCCCTCCACCCTCACTTTTGGTGCCACTTACCGTGGAAGGTGACGTCTCCCCAGTGCCTGTGGAGCTAGTCTTTTCTGTGCTTGCCTTGGGACCCTGGGAGCAGCACCTCCAGGAGCCCTGGAGTGCGGGGGGCCAGGATGGCAGGAGGAGGCGAAGGCAGCAACTTCGGGAGAGCCAGGGCAAAAGGAGAACCATGGCTGGGGAGGCAAGGAGCTGTCAGCCACCCAACAGCCACCAGGAACTGGCTCCCTCCGGGCTGTGGCCTTGCTTCAGTGCctagccctgcccctgccctgctctgctgTACCCACCCGCCTCCTAACCTGGCCCCAGACAGAGTCCAGGACCTCATGTTCCCTGGTGTGAGAATGTTCCTGCCAGGTTAGGCAGAACTTGCTTTAGAACTCTGGTCTCCAGCCTACTGCATGtcttgtgtctgtttttcttAGCACTGTGTTTTCTCACTCTCGAATCTGCAAGGTAGAAATTGCATTACTGGTTGGCAGATGAGGAAATGCTCAGAGAATTTCGTTCAGCACTCAATTCAGTAGGTATGGGTTGGGGCCCGCTCGGGGCCGGATGTGCTCAAGGCTCCGCTCCACAGCTGGTTGGTGGAAAAGCCAGGAAGATTCACCCCCAGATCTACCTGACTTGAAAGCTCATACCCTTTGACCTGGCTCAAGTATTGCTTCTCCctgtttccctttcctcttcttacTGGCCCGGAGGGACCTTTTTCCTTGTCCCTGTTATACATTGCACATCATCAGGGTTTGCCTTCTCTGGTAAGTCTGGGCACTATACACTGGTACCGGATTCAAGCTTTGTTCAACTGGTGAGCCCTCCCATCAAATCTGCAGTAGAACAAAAGCCTTGTCTTGTGCACCCACTGTGTGAGCCTTAGGTATACATATCGGACTTCCTGCAGTGTGTCCTGTGATGTCCTGTTGTGGATGGAGGGCACAGCCACACCTCTGTGACTCAGAAGGGGGTGGATGGTTCCAGCTTTGATCTTCTAGGAAAAGATAGGTCCTCCGACAGGGAAACATGCCTCAGAAAGCAAGGTTGCTGGAGAGTGGACAGCTGCTAACCAGCTTGCTATCTGGGACATCACACTGAATTTGGAGGGAAGATGGCCTTTGCCATGGTGTGGGGGTCCAGGAACCAGAGGAAGACCTTCCTGCAGGTCAATGGTTCTTGAACTTGAGGGGCTGGCTGAAGCACCTTTAGATGAGGTCAGAGACCTCACGTTCCCCATTAGTTGGCAGGTTCCcatttttcagtggaaaaagaATCCCTGTAAAATTTTGGAGGAGAGAAGCTTTCCTTCTTGTCTCTCAGTGATAGGGTTATACATGGTTCATTTTTGAACTGCAATGTATGCACAGGCTTAAGTCCTACTTACTGGGACATAAGAGGCCCAAACTACTGCTGTTACAGTTAAGGGAAACGTATACAATTAAACAGCCCACAACATTCAACATTGAAGTGAAACTAAccacatttataaattaaaagcaAGATTAGCagctgttaagaaaataaaacttgtgtAAGACAATCTAAGTGATACATAAATAACGAAGTATCCTTCCTGAAAATTAGACATTTCAACCATCTgagttttttcaaaaatatatatttatttggctgtgctgtgtctttcttagttgtggcacgcaggatctacttccctgaccagggattgaacctgggccccctgcgttgggagtgtggagtcttaaccactggaccatcagggaggTCCCAACCATCTGAGTTTCTATTTCAGGTTATGAACTCCAAAAATGGACTAACATCCAATAACTTGCAGTGTGCAGTCCTAAGCCGTGAATTATAATAGAGTCTGTGGATTTGGCTTTGTTCGTCTGTGAGAACTAAAGAAAAGGCTGGTATTTGGAGCAGTTCAAATCTATTGGAAGAGCTGTGGATCTCATAGTCATGGAAATGAAGGGATGAAGATAGATAACGTAAACCTAGATTTGTTactgtgtatatttatttttgttattcctGTATCtaagtctttctttctttacataAGTTTTATTTATGTCtagtagtctttttaaaaaattatttctttttatttatttatttttggcttcattgagtctttgttgctgtgcgtgggcttttttctagttgcagcgagcagaggctactctttgttgcggtgtgtgggcttctcattgcagtggcttctctttttgcggagcatgggctctaggcgcgcgggcttcagtagttgtggcacgtgggctcagtagttgtggctcttgggctctagaacgcaggctcagtagttgtagtgcacgggcttagttgctctgtggcatatgggatcttcgcggaccagggctcgaaactgtgtcgcctgcattgacaggcggattcttaaccactgcgccacctgggaagccctgcatttactttaaatgaaaaaaattttattgaggtatagttgatttacaatattatgttagtttcaggtgtacaacatagtgatccaaaatttttatagattatactcaatTTAAAGTTGTTACAAAGTAACGgctatttttcctttgctgtataaTACATCCtcctagcttatttattttatacatagtagtttgtacctcttattcccttacccctatcttgcccctccccgttTCCCTCTCTGCATTGGGAGCCACTACTTTGTTTCTATAcctgctgtttctgttttgctatattcattcgtttgtttaatcttttaaattctacatataagtgataacatacagtatttgtctttctctgatttatttcactgaacataataccctccagggtCATCCAtcttgttgtaaatggcaaattttcattctttttaatggctgaatagtattccattcatctgttgatgaacacttaggttgcttccatatcttggcaattgtaaatagtgatgctatgaacatttgggtgcatgtacctttttgaattagtgttttcattttcttttttttattggagtatagttgctttacaatcttgtgtaagtttctgctgtacagcaaagtgaatcagccacacgtatatatatatatcccctattccttggatttccttcccatttaggtcaccacagatcattgaatgttttcatcttctttttttaaaagaataattaatttggttgcactgggtcttagttgcagcagtcAGGCTCCTTAGTTTAGGCTcatgggctctttagttgtggcacacgggctccccagttttggcatgcaaactcttagttgtggcatgcatgtgggatctagttccctgacagggatcgaacccagaccccctgcattgggagctcagagtcttatccactgtgccgccagggaagtccccatatggtagttctatttttagctttttgaggaaactccatactcttttccacagttgctgtaccaatttacattcccatcaacagcatacaaatgttcccttctctccacatcctcactaacattagttatttgttgactttttgataatagttattttgacaggtatgaggtggtagctcatggtggttttgatttgtatttctcttatgattagtagtgttgaacatcttttcatgtgcctgttggccatctgtatgtcttcttcggaaaaatgtctattcacgtcttctgacctttttttttttttttttccggttcctgggcctctcactgttgtggcctctcccgttgcggagcacaggctctggacgcgcaggctcagcggccgtggctcacgggcccagccgctccgcatgtgggatcctcccggaccggggcacaaacccgtgtcccctgcatcggcaggcggactctcaaccactgcgccaccagggaagcccccattttttaattggattgtttgtttttttgatgttgagttgtatgagctgtttatgttttatatattaaccccttatcagtcatatcaatattttctcccattcattaggttgtctttttatttgttgatggtttcatttCCTCTGCAAAAGCTTATgagttttggacttccctggtggtggagtggttaagaatccgcctgccagtgcaggggacacgggtttgagccctggtccgggaagatcccacatgccacggagcaactaagcccgtgcaccaaaactactgagcctgcgagccacaactagagaaagcccgtgcacagcaatgaagacccaacacagccaaaactaaaagaaagaaagaaagaagccccACAAGCAATCCTGGTGCTCAGCCACTTTGGGAACCACCAAGGTCAGTGACAGAGAGTGGCCAGAGAAGGGTCTTAAATCCACATttaacagtgttttgtttttttcagaaaggaaagggagtACCTATATTGTCAATTATGAGATGTGATGTTGGGAAATACATGTAGTTCTCTCTACCATGGGTGGAAGTCAGGTGGAAGATGTAGGAAGTGGTTCAGCATAATGAAGTCCTTGCTCTCTGAAATTATTCTCCAGATTGAGTTCTCACTCACTCTTGGAACAAACAATAGGATccaaaatttttctaatttaggCCTAAAGtgccatatatatatgatatggaGGCTCATATCATTTTGGGAAGGCCACAGAACCAGGCTTGAGGCTCCACGGGAACAGAACCCACAGTGTCCACCCTAGGCCAGGTCCCACATAGGAACATTCGCCCCTGTTTCTGGGCACAGATGTCACTGCTCACACAGCGAGCCCCGCATGCTGGACGTGGACCCTGCGGCAAGGACGGCTGTCACTGCGGCTGCTGACAACTGGAGGTTGTGTAACTCCCACTCACACCAGCCTTGCCAAATGCATTCTGCTCAGTCCCAGCCTCTCTGTGTCACCACGTCCTGAGTAGAGCCTGAAATGTGGTCTCCTGAGTGGTGGGGCCTGAGCTCCATGCTGTGTCCACCTGCAAGAATGTTTGGGAAAGTgggttttcctcttttatggaggaaggtgatctctgcctCCTACCAAGACTCTTTTAGTGTGGAATTCTCTTAATCTAGGAGTTGTCCTAATCAGGTAAGGGGGTGGCGAGGGATGGGAAAAGAATGTCAAATTTCAGTTCTTAGAGCAAAGATTTGAGACTGGAACTGGATCTGGTACATTGTAGGCGCTTGGGTTTTGTTGAAAGAACAAGTGACTAATAAATGACATCCAAGCTAGAGATTTACTTGCTTATTACTCTTACTCTGAATTTCTTCGTGAGCTGGtgagggatttttttccttcatgcaaACAATTCTCAGATTCTCAGACgccaactgggtgtcctacaattcaactcaattctcttttttttgcggcacacgggcctctcactgttgtgacctctcccgttgcggagcacaggctccggacgcgcaggctcagcggccatggctcacgggcccagccgctccgcggcatgtgggatcttcccagaccggggcacgaacccgtgtcccttgcatcggcaggtggagtctccaccactgcgccaccagggaagcccaagttacagatttttaaacaccaaaatgttaactaaAATCCAAGACCAGAAACTGTATTTTGGGATAATCCTTCACATTTTCATAGCCCTGAATCTTTCAAGGTGCTTTGCAAAGGGATGTTTTTAGTGGAGTACACGgaatataaacaaacatttataagAGGCTCGGACTCTAATAAAAAGAAGCGCAAATCAGTGACGACACAAGGGATCCCGTCACATTATACTCAACCCACGTTCCAAACCCGTGTTGCCATAGCGTCCTCCAGCCGAGAAAAAGTCGGGGCAAACCTTATTCCTTGAGCCTCGATTTGTCCTTGAGAAAAGATAAAGGCTTTCAGAGCGAGTCTGAGGAACAAGACACTGACTTTCTGATGTAAAGTTTCAAGAATGCTGGGCAATGGCAGTGTCTCGATCAGAGCATCCAGCCCATGTGGGCGATGCTCTCTCTGGCTCACAGGTTGGCAGTGGCTCAAGGAGAGGACGCAGAGAAACTGAGAAttcgctggcggtccagtggttaggactccgactttcactgccgagggcccgggttcaatcccagtgggggaactaagatcctgcaagaagcgaggtgtggccaaaataaaagaaggaaggaaggaaggaaaggttgGGATGGTGGCAGGGAGGCAGGAAAACTC encodes:
- the MCCD1 gene encoding LOW QUALITY PROTEIN: mitochondrial coiled-coil domain protein 1 (The sequence of the model RefSeq protein was modified relative to this genomic sequence to represent the inferred CDS: inserted 2 bases in 1 codon), which gives rise to MRSWTLSGARLGGGWVQQSRAGAGLGTEARPQPGGSQFLVAVGWLXQLLASPAMVLLLPWLSRSCCLRLLLPSWPPALQGSWRCCSQGPKASTEKTSSTGTGETSPSTDPWPRPTAELAQAEELLEQQLELYQALLEGQEGAWEAQDLVLKIQKLKEQMRRHRESLGEDA